The genomic interval CTGCCGAACCCCTCACCACTCCCGGTGCTGGAAGGAGAACGGCGGCTGCGCCCGGCCCGGCTGCCGCCAGCTTGCCGTGGCGGTAACCCTTCCCGAAGGCGAGCGGCCCCGGGCGGGCGCGGCGTCTGCGGTGCCGTGGTGGAAGCGGCCGGTGGTACTGGCGGCCGCGCTGGCAGCGGTTCTGCTCGCACTGACGTTGGCCTTTCTCACAAGCCGGCCGGCCACGGCGCCCGTTCCCACCGTGAGGTTGATGACGTGGGCGTCTCCGGAGCAGGCCGACGCCCTGCAGAGGGCGGTCGACCGCTTCAACGCCGCTCACCCGGAGGTCCGGGCAAGGCTGGACGTCACGCCGTACATGGCCTACGAGCAAAAGCTCATCGTCCTCATTGCGGCCCGGGATGCCCCTGACGTCTTTGCCCTCTCCACCTCCCGCCTCTCCCTCTACGCCCGGCAAGGCGCCCTCCTGGATCTGACCGGGCTGTGGCAGCAGGCGCCCCGGAGCCTCAAGGACGCGGTCTTCACGGGGAGGCTCGACCCGTTTTACGTCGACGGGAAGCTGTGGGCCCTGCCCCACCCCTTCTCGGACGGCGCCCTGGTGATTTCAAGCCAGACCCGCACGCCCGATGCTGCGTGGGAACTCCTGCGCTTCGTGCTCGAAGAGCTCCCGCCGCCTGTCCGCCCGCCGGAGCCTCCGGCGCCCCTTGTCCCCGGTGTGTCCGGGCCAGGCCCCTTGGGCGGTTTCTAGCGGGACGCAAGTTCGACCAGCCGCTGCGCGACCGCCTCGATCCGTCCGCGGGCCTTCAATACGGCTAGCCAGCGCTCCGGGATGGCGGAAGCCCCCCAGTAGGTGCCGGCCAGGCCCCCGACCAGCGCTCCGATGGAGTCGGCGTCGTCTCCCAGCCCCACGGCGTCCATCACGGCGTCTTCAAAGCCGTCCGCCCGAAGGAAAACCCACAGCGCCGCCACCAGCGCGTCCAGCACGAAGCCCGACGCCCGCACCTCCGAGTACGACAGCGCCGGCACCTTGTCGATGTGGCGCAGGAAGACCGTTCGGGTGCTGTACGAGACCAGCAGTTGCTCGCTTTCGACGGCGCGGCGGGCGCTCTCGGCTGCCCGTTCCCTGGCGGCGCCCAGCGCCAGCTCTCGGGCGAGTTCATTGTAGTAGACGCAGGCGATGGTCGGAAGCTCGTGAGGGTGAGTCATCTCGGAGAGCCGCCTGGACTCCCGCCGCATGCGCTGCGGGTCGCGCAAGAACGCGAAGGAGACGGGGAGGGTGCGAACCAGGCTCCCGTTGCCGGCGGCCATGTCGCGCAGGCGCACCCGGGTCCGGGCCACGGTGGCGTCCCAGTCCCGGCAGGCCAGGTAGTTGCTCAACGCAACCCGCGTGGCGCTCCCCACGTCCTTCGGGCCGCGCTCGAACCACGCCACCAGCCGGCGCCCCACGGCTTCCCTGGCGTCGGGCGCCCCTTCGACAAGCCCCTCCGCCACGGCCAGCGCCATGTCGGTGTCGTCCGTGCCCTCGCCGGGCTCCACGCCGAACGGGCCGCCGCCCACCATCTCGGTAACGCGGCCGTAGCGCCGCCGGATGGCGTCCCGGGTCATGAACTCCACGGCCGCCCCGAGCGCGTCCCCGCAGGCAAGGCCGAGAAGCCCTCCCCGGATGCGGTCCGACAGGGCGATGTCCGACAGATGACCCACGACGCGCCTATCCCCCCATCAGTGCGTCGGTGAGGTGCTGCAGGTCGTCGAAGATCCAGTCCGGCCGGACGCCGCCGCCCGCGTCGGTCCGCGAGGTCACGCCCGTCAACACCAGCGCCCCTTTGAGGCCCAGCGCCTTGGCAGCCCGGATGTCCGTGTCCAGGCGATCTCCCACCACGATCACCTCGTGCCGGGCGCCGGCGGCGCCAACGCCCAGCCGCTCCATGGCCAGCTCCATGATGGGCGGGTGCGGCTTGCCCACGACCACGGGCTGCACGCCCGAGCAGGTGCTCACGGCGGCAAGGAGCGACCCGCAGCCCGGGCGCAAGCGGCCGCCCTCGGCGGGCACCGTCACGTCCGGGTTGGTGCCCACGAACAGCGCCCCGGCGCGGATGGCCTGGCACGCCGCGGTAAGCCTGTCGTAGGTGAAGCGGCGGTCGATGCCGACCACCACGGCCTCGACCTTCGGCGAGGCAGGAGCCCCGTCGGGGGCCACCACCTCAAGCCCCGCTTCCCCCAGCGCCTGAAGCAGGCCCGCCTCCCCGATGGCCATGACCGGCCCGCGAAGGCGCCTGCGGGCCAGGAACTGCGCCGCGGCCAGGGCCGACGAGACGACCTGACGCGGGCCGATGCGGATGCCCATCCGGCCCAGGCGCGCAACGTACTCCTCCACAGTGGGGGCCGAATTGTTGGAGACGACGACGACCGGATCCCCGCGGCTTTGGGCGCGTTCGAAGAACTCGACCGCACCCGGCAGCACCTCGGAGCCCCGGTAAACCACGCCGTCAAGATCCACGATCCAGGCTGGCAGAACCACCATCTCCCTCTACGGCAGGCCGCCTCCCAGTTTCTTGTCGCCCGCCCGCTTACCCTCTTGGCGGCAGGCTCGCGAGGAGGCGGCTTCCATCTCAGGATCTGTCGGCTCGTAGAGGAATCTGCAGGAATAGTGCCGAACGGCTCCGGGACATGTACCGTTCAGTGGTTCTCCCGCCATCTTTCCTCCCCCTGGTGGGCCGGTGCAACGCGCCGGGACGGATGCGCGCTGCCGCGGCTGCAGGGATGGCAGCGCTGGCGGCCCTGGCCGTTCTCGCCGGCCCGATCGTGGCGGCCGCCCAGGAGCCCCCTCCTCCGGGGGTCTCGCCGGCCCTGTCACCGGAGGGGGCCATTGACGAGCAGGTCTGGCGGGCGCCCGTCGCCCCCGGTGTCAGCCTGTTCGCGGTGCGAAGGCTGGACGGACAGGGATGGGTGGACCTCTTCGCCCTGGTGGTCGACCTCGACACCCCGGGAGTGGGCGTTGACGTGCTGACCGGGCCCACGCTGACGGAGCGGCAGCCGATCAGTCAGCTTGCCGCTCAGGCCGGGGCGGTCGGCGCCATCAACGGGGACTTCTTTCATTTGGGCACCTCGGGGGCCCCGGCGGGAATTGTGGTCAAGAGCGGGAAACCGTGGAAGAGCCCGTACCCGGGCGGCCGGCCCTCCGTGGCCGTGACGCGCACTCCGGAGGGCCTTCGCGCCTACATCGCGCGCTTCCGGTTGAACGCCGTGCTGACGGTGATGGAGCCTTCAACCGGGAGGGCTCCACAACAGGCCGGCCAACCGCCGCGCCCGGCAACCCTTCAGGTGGCTGCCTTCAACGAGCCCTCGCTGACACCCGGGCAGGTCGGTGCGTTTGACGAACGCTGGGGAAGCGCCCCGCTCCCCCTCGCGCGCTGGAGTCCGGACCAGGTGGCGTTTGCCCGCCTGGCGCAGGTCCCCGGGGAGCCGGGAAGGTGGACCGTCACCCGGATGGGGCGGGGCGTTCCGGCAACCGGGCCCGGGCCTGGCGAGATGGTGCTCCTCGGGTGGAGGGAGGGCGCCGACGCACTCGCAGGCCGCCTCTCCCCGGGAGTCGTCTGCGCCTGGGAGACGGCGGTAACGCCCGACGAAGCGGCGTCCCTTCCGGCGTGGGCCGCCGGAAAACCGGTCTGGGCGGCGATTTCGGGCGGCTCCCTGCTGCTGTCGGCGGGGCGCCCCGTGGTCGACGCCCGGCAGCCCGGGGAACCCTTTACCCGCCATCCCCGCAGCGCCGCCGGTGTGGGCAGAGACGGGCGGCGGCTTATCCTGGTCACCGTGGACGGGCGGCGTGCCACGAGCCGGGGTGCCGACGTGGTGGAGCTGGTCATGTGGCTCCAGCGGCTGGGAGCCACGGACGCCGTCAACCTGGACGGGGGCGGTTCGGCCACCCTGGCCGCTCTGACCGGTCCCGGGAAGCTCAGCGTCGTCAACCAGCCGTCGGGTGGCCAGGAGCGTGCGGTACCCGTGGGGCTCGGGGTCTTCTTCGAACCGGGCCCGTCCACCGGCCCGGGGGCTTTCGTGCTGAAGCCTGCCGCCGGGCAGACCGGGCCGGCCCTGGATGGGTACCACCTTGGGGCCGGAGGACTGGTCGCAGCCGCCGGGACGCCTGCACGCATCACCAGCTTTCCGCCCGTGGAGCCGGCGTCTTTGTTGTGGACGGTCGATCCGCCGGACCTTGGTTTCTTCCCCGAGCCCGGCGCCTTTGTGGGCCTGCGCAGCGGCAAGGGGCGCGTCATTGCCCTGCAGGCAAACGGGGCCCCGGCGTGGTCTTCATCGGAGAGCCTGTTCCGGGACGCCGCGAACGGCGACCCGGTGGTTGAACTTGCCCGGGCCCTGCCCCAGATTCAGGTCGCCGCGGCCGCGCTGCCGGTCGAAGTGATCGGGCGCCCGGTGGCCC from Bacillota bacterium carries:
- a CDS encoding extracellular solute-binding protein; the protein is MRTETETLVTAEDRVAGRACARCGRALEVGDMAVVCPRCRTPHHSRCWKENGGCARPGCRQLAVAVTLPEGERPRAGAASAVPWWKRPVVLAAALAAVLLALTLAFLTSRPATAPVPTVRLMTWASPEQADALQRAVDRFNAAHPEVRARLDVTPYMAYEQKLIVLIAARDAPDVFALSTSRLSLYARQGALLDLTGLWQQAPRSLKDAVFTGRLDPFYVDGKLWALPHPFSDGALVISSQTRTPDAAWELLRFVLEELPPPVRPPEPPAPLVPGVSGPGPLGGF
- a CDS encoding ADP-ribosylglycohydrolase family protein, whose translation is MGHLSDIALSDRIRGGLLGLACGDALGAAVEFMTRDAIRRRYGRVTEMVGGGPFGVEPGEGTDDTDMALAVAEGLVEGAPDAREAVGRRLVAWFERGPKDVGSATRVALSNYLACRDWDATVARTRVRLRDMAAGNGSLVRTLPVSFAFLRDPQRMRRESRRLSEMTHPHELPTIACVYYNELARELALGAARERAAESARRAVESEQLLVSYSTRTVFLRHIDKVPALSYSEVRASGFVLDALVAALWVFLRADGFEDAVMDAVGLGDDADSIGALVGGLAGTYWGASAIPERWLAVLKARGRIEAVAQRLVELASR
- a CDS encoding HAD-IIA family hydrolase yields the protein MVVLPAWIVDLDGVVYRGSEVLPGAVEFFERAQSRGDPVVVVSNNSAPTVEEYVARLGRMGIRIGPRQVVSSALAAAQFLARRRLRGPVMAIGEAGLLQALGEAGLEVVAPDGAPASPKVEAVVVGIDRRFTYDRLTAACQAIRAGALFVGTNPDVTVPAEGGRLRPGCGSLLAAVSTCSGVQPVVVGKPHPPIMELAMERLGVGAAGARHEVIVVGDRLDTDIRAAKALGLKGALVLTGVTSRTDAGGGVRPDWIFDDLQHLTDALMGG
- a CDS encoding phosphodiester glycosidase family protein yields the protein MRAAAAAGMAALAALAVLAGPIVAAAQEPPPPGVSPALSPEGAIDEQVWRAPVAPGVSLFAVRRLDGQGWVDLFALVVDLDTPGVGVDVLTGPTLTERQPISQLAAQAGAVGAINGDFFHLGTSGAPAGIVVKSGKPWKSPYPGGRPSVAVTRTPEGLRAYIARFRLNAVLTVMEPSTGRAPQQAGQPPRPATLQVAAFNEPSLTPGQVGAFDERWGSAPLPLARWSPDQVAFARLAQVPGEPGRWTVTRMGRGVPATGPGPGEMVLLGWREGADALAGRLSPGVVCAWETAVTPDEAASLPAWAAGKPVWAAISGGSLLLSAGRPVVDARQPGEPFTRHPRSAAGVGRDGRRLILVTVDGRRATSRGADVVELVMWLQRLGATDAVNLDGGGSATLAALTGPGKLSVVNQPSGGQERAVPVGLGVFFEPGPSTGPGAFVLKPAAGQTGPALDGYHLGAGGLVAAAGTPARITSFPPVEPASLLWTVDPPDLGFFPEPGAFVGLRSGKGRVIALQANGAPAWSSSESLFRDAANGDPVVELARALPQIQVAAAALPVEVIGRPVALEVTPSLIRLTSGQPVQLHAWLVDADGRRAPIDPDDVTFWLRGGAEGWVRDGQLTARPFRSADPPVLEARYLQLRAEVPIEWAEQTPTGGPVRPPAITPAAPEHLPGATGQPLAND